A single genomic interval of Acetobacteraceae bacterium harbors:
- a CDS encoding NAD(P)-dependent oxidoreductase, translated as MVERMLQFVSVPQEMPQKRDADARRRDFAEIYKNFALKQAERQAGRCSQCGVPFCSVHCPLGNNIPDWLMLTAEARLEEAFAVSSATNSFPEICGRVCPQDRLCEGNCVIQKGFESVTIGAVEKFVTENAFAEGWVKPRLPRAELAQSVAIIGAGPAGLAAAERLRARGYQVHVYDRHDRIGGLLVYGIPSFKLEKDIIARRHDLLVRQGIQFHLKTEIGEGEGRISFAALRDQHDAVFIATGVYRSRDIALPGAARAGVIQALAYLTESNKRGYHEIPDAETALHARDRRVVVIGGGDTAMDCVRTAIRQGAASVACLYRRDRENMPGSAQEVRNAEEEGVTFSWLTTPVEFVGAQQIEAIRVKAMHLGGIGPTGRRDVEPVPGDVRQIQADFVILALGFEPEDLRADWRVPELGVTHWGTVQTRPGQYETNLEGVFAGGDIVRGASLVVWAIRDGQEAAESMHAYLKTRDAAESHAAAPMMKKRRVGE; from the coding sequence ATGGTCGAGCGGATGCTTCAATTTGTTTCTGTCCCGCAGGAAATGCCGCAGAAGCGTGATGCTGACGCACGCCGACGGGATTTTGCAGAAATCTATAAAAACTTCGCGCTCAAACAGGCTGAGCGTCAGGCCGGTCGATGCTCACAATGTGGCGTTCCCTTCTGCTCCGTGCATTGTCCACTGGGGAATAATATACCCGATTGGCTGATGCTGACGGCGGAAGCGCGGTTAGAGGAAGCTTTCGCGGTTTCCTCCGCGACAAATAGCTTTCCCGAAATTTGTGGCCGCGTCTGCCCGCAGGACCGCCTTTGTGAAGGTAATTGCGTCATCCAGAAGGGCTTTGAGAGCGTCACGATTGGCGCTGTCGAAAAATTCGTGACGGAAAATGCCTTTGCCGAGGGTTGGGTTAAGCCGCGTCTGCCGCGCGCTGAATTGGCGCAATCCGTCGCCATTATCGGTGCCGGTCCCGCAGGGCTCGCTGCAGCGGAGCGGCTTCGGGCGCGCGGCTATCAAGTCCATGTTTATGACCGGCATGACCGTATCGGGGGTTTGCTTGTCTACGGTATTCCCAGTTTCAAGCTTGAAAAAGACATCATCGCGCGGCGTCATGATCTGCTCGTGAGGCAGGGCATTCAGTTCCATCTCAAGACGGAGATCGGGGAAGGTGAGGGGCGCATCAGCTTTGCGGCACTGCGTGACCAGCATGATGCCGTTTTCATCGCGACGGGTGTTTATCGATCCCGGGATATCGCGCTCCCCGGCGCAGCGCGCGCGGGCGTCATTCAGGCTTTGGCCTACCTTACGGAGTCAAATAAACGCGGTTATCATGAGATTCCGGACGCAGAGACCGCCCTCCATGCCCGGGATCGCCGCGTCGTCGTGATCGGGGGCGGCGATACGGCTATGGATTGCGTGCGCACGGCGATTCGTCAGGGTGCTGCTTCCGTGGCCTGCCTTTACCGGCGGGATCGTGAAAACATGCCCGGCTCAGCGCAGGAAGTGCGGAATGCGGAGGAGGAGGGCGTCACTTTCTCCTGGCTCACCACGCCGGTCGAATTTGTCGGTGCACAGCAGATTGAGGCTATTCGGGTGAAGGCCATGCACCTGGGTGGTATCGGCCCGACAGGACGACGGGATGTTGAGCCCGTGCCCGGCGATGTCAGGCAAATTCAGGCTGATTTTGTCATATTGGCGCTGGGTTTTGAGCCGGAAGACCTGCGCGCTGACTGGCGCGTGCCTGAGTTGGGCGTGACACATTGGGGCACGGTGCAGACCCGCCCTGGGCAATATGAGACGAACCTTGAAGGCGTATTTGCTGGCGGGGATATTGTGCGCGGCGCTTCCCTTGTCGTCTGGGCCATACGTGATGGGCAGGAGGCCGCTGAATCCATGCACGCTTATCTCAAGACGCGTGACGCGGCCGAATCGCACGCAGCGGCGCCGATGATGAAAAAGCGCCGGGTGGGGGAATAA
- a CDS encoding LptA/OstA family protein: MTCRLTRSFALVTCISLYGVVNARADTIDKSHGEQITISSAGPQTYDHDSQTITFLDRARAVRGDATIDADQLIGFLRKKTMPQSAQNQTGNASQAGASNGDYAMGGSMELYRMEAIGHVHIYSPTDQAWGDRALYDVDQATLVMIGKNLKMTTPTTVMTARDVVEYHTTNKMSVGRGDATVTTNDGKRIRADILVAFGKPDTPEASRHKTTTQQDGQSGAKAGRLDRAYAWGNVIIRTPTETATGDRGVYVFDTELARLIGSVHVTNGQNQNNGQSAIVNVKTGVAIMDPAPGQRIEGLVIPNQTNSTRSGPTK, translated from the coding sequence ATGACCTGCCGTCTGACGCGATCCTTCGCTCTTGTGACATGCATCTCACTCTATGGCGTGGTCAACGCCCGGGCCGACACGATTGATAAATCCCACGGGGAGCAGATCACCATCAGCTCAGCTGGCCCCCAGACTTATGATCACGACTCCCAGACGATCACTTTTCTTGATCGCGCACGGGCTGTGCGCGGCGATGCCACGATTGATGCTGATCAGCTCATCGGGTTTCTACGCAAGAAGACAATGCCCCAATCCGCACAGAACCAGACGGGGAACGCGTCTCAAGCCGGCGCCTCGAACGGGGATTATGCGATGGGCGGGTCGATGGAGCTTTACCGCATGGAGGCCATCGGGCACGTCCATATTTATTCCCCGACCGACCAGGCTTGGGGCGACAGGGCGCTTTACGATGTCGATCAAGCGACATTGGTCATGATAGGGAAAAACCTGAAAATGACGACGCCGACCACCGTCATGACCGCGCGTGACGTCGTTGAATATCACACCACAAATAAAATGTCGGTCGGGCGCGGCGACGCCACGGTGACAACCAATGACGGAAAGAGGATCCGGGCCGATATCCTTGTTGCGTTCGGCAAGCCGGATACACCGGAAGCGTCGCGCCACAAAACAACAACGCAGCAGGATGGACAATCCGGCGCGAAAGCCGGCAGGCTTGATCGCGCCTATGCGTGGGGCAATGTCATCATCCGCACCCCGACGGAAACAGCGACCGGGGACCGTGGCGTCTATGTTTTCGATACGGAACTGGCGCGGTTGATCGGGAGCGTCCATGTTACGAATGGGCAGAACCAGAATAACGGGCAATCAGCGATTGTGAATGTCAAAACAGGTGTCGCGATCATGGACCCCGCACCGGGGCAACGTATTGAGGGCCTTGTCATCCCGAACCAGACCAACAGCACCAGATCAGGGCCTACGAAATGA
- the lptB gene encoding LPS export ABC transporter ATP-binding protein — translation MNETIALHEIVDNPAVSSGLIAHGIGKKYKKRQVVKDVSLQVQRGEAVGLLGPNGAGKTTSFYMIVGLVQPDTGTITLDGADITGLPMYRRARLGIGYLPQEASIFRGLNVEQNILAALEVVESDYDRRHAMLDGLLGEFGISHLRHAPSLALSGGERRRLEIARALASQPNYILLDEPLAGIDPIAVGEIRDLVSHLKDRRIGVLITDHNVRETLEVIDRAYIMHSGQVLMEGVPGAIVANEDVRRVYLGENFSL, via the coding sequence ATGAACGAGACGATCGCTTTGCATGAAATCGTGGATAATCCCGCGGTTTCGTCAGGTTTGATTGCCCATGGCATCGGCAAAAAATATAAAAAGCGCCAGGTCGTGAAAGATGTGTCGCTTCAGGTGCAGCGAGGCGAGGCTGTCGGACTGCTCGGCCCCAATGGCGCGGGCAAGACGACAAGCTTCTATATGATTGTTGGACTCGTCCAGCCCGATACGGGCACCATCACTCTCGATGGCGCCGATATTACCGGCCTGCCCATGTATCGCAGGGCGCGTCTGGGCATTGGCTATCTGCCGCAGGAGGCCAGTATTTTTCGCGGGCTCAATGTGGAGCAGAACATCCTCGCGGCATTGGAAGTCGTTGAGTCAGATTACGACCGACGCCATGCGATGCTGGATGGTCTCCTCGGCGAATTCGGCATTTCGCATTTGCGTCATGCCCCGTCCCTCGCCCTCTCCGGCGGTGAACGTCGTCGCCTTGAAATCGCCCGCGCCCTCGCGAGCCAGCCAAATTATATTTTGCTGGATGAGCCTCTTGCGGGGATTGACCCGATTGCGGTGGGCGAGATTCGTGACCTCGTTTCTCACCTCAAAGATCGGAGGATCGGTGTGCTCATCACGGACCATAATGTGCGTGAAACGCTGGAAGTCATTGACCGCGCCTATATCATGCATAGTGGCCAGGTTTTGATGGAAGGCGTGCCGGGGGCCATTGTCGCCAATGAGGATGTGCGTCGCGTTTATCTTGGTGAGAATTTCTCGCTTTAG
- a CDS encoding ribonuclease D, giving the protein MTSSPQAQPLLHDGDLPSGLDFGAIVAIDTEAMGLNLHRDRLCLVQLSAGDGTAHLVQIRPPRLNGSYADCPNLKALLTGPQTTKLMHFARFDVALLQHALKIEVTPVICTKIAARLVRTFTDRHGLAHLCRELLDIELAKQQQTSDWGAEILNKEQLKYAASDVLYLHALWAKLKALLEREDRMTLAQACFDFLPTRAKLDMLGYTDPDIFSHRA; this is encoded by the coding sequence ATGACTTCCAGCCCGCAAGCCCAACCCCTCCTCCATGATGGAGACCTGCCATCCGGCCTTGATTTCGGCGCTATTGTCGCGATCGATACGGAAGCCATGGGGCTTAACCTGCATCGAGACCGGCTTTGCCTTGTGCAGCTTTCCGCCGGTGATGGCACGGCACATCTTGTGCAGATCAGACCGCCCCGGCTCAATGGAAGCTATGCGGATTGCCCCAATCTCAAAGCGCTGCTGACAGGCCCGCAGACGACGAAGCTCATGCATTTTGCGCGTTTTGACGTCGCCCTCCTGCAACATGCCCTCAAAATTGAGGTGACGCCCGTTATCTGCACTAAAATCGCCGCGCGCCTCGTGCGCACTTTTACCGACCGGCACGGCCTTGCCCATTTATGCCGGGAGCTTCTAGACATTGAATTGGCGAAACAGCAGCAGACGTCCGACTGGGGCGCCGAAATTCTCAATAAAGAGCAATTGAAGTATGCGGCCTCCGATGTCCTCTATCTTCACGCGTTGTGGGCGAAGCTCAAAGCTCTTCTGGAGCGGGAAGATCGCATGACGCTTGCCCAGGCCTGTTTCGATTTCCTGCCGACACGGGCGAAGCTGGACATGTTAGGTTACACGGACCCTGACATATTCTCCCACCGCGCTTGA
- a CDS encoding RidA family protein, whose translation MIRCYANEPRLSGAVRHGGLVYLAGQVADDTSLDAEGQTRDILAQIDHLLAETGSEKPHLLSVQIFLADITDIDAMNKAWDAWIDVGCKPARATVEARLAAPSWRVEITAIAACRPDARDA comes from the coding sequence GTGATTCGTTGTTACGCTAATGAACCACGTCTGAGTGGTGCAGTGCGCCATGGCGGTCTTGTCTATCTGGCGGGGCAGGTCGCGGATGACACCTCGCTTGATGCTGAAGGGCAGACCCGCGACATCCTCGCGCAGATCGACCATCTGCTTGCGGAAACCGGGTCGGAGAAGCCTCATTTGCTGTCCGTGCAGATCTTTCTCGCTGATATCACGGATATCGACGCCATGAACAAGGCGTGGGATGCATGGATTGATGTGGGTTGCAAACCGGCTCGCGCAACGGTTGAGGCGCGTCTGGCGGCCCCGTCATGGCGTGTTGAGATCACGGCGATTGCGGCCTGTCGCCCGGACGCACGCGACGCGTAA
- the fmt gene encoding methionyl-tRNA formyltransferase: MRLIFMGTPAFSVPVLDALRAAGHEIVAVYTQPPRPSGRGKKLQLSPVRQAAEAAHLPVMSPSKLRDEAEELKIFSDFKADAAIVVAYGIILPLAFLTAPRLGCINVHASLLPRWRGAAPIQAAIMAGDAQTGISIMQMDAGLDTGPVLSTARIPIALDETGATLHDKLSALGAERLIETLNAPLQATPQSDQGATYAARLTRETGRIDWSLPAETLERRIRALTPWPSSSTTYNGTTLKIGGAEVMKGVSSAQPGMTLDDALTVQCGQDALRLTHIQRPGKAMLAQDVFLRGWAVPRGSRFE, translated from the coding sequence ATGCGCCTTATTTTCATGGGCACGCCCGCTTTCTCCGTTCCGGTTCTGGACGCGCTTCGGGCAGCCGGTCATGAGATTGTCGCGGTCTATACCCAGCCGCCTCGCCCGTCGGGACGTGGCAAAAAATTGCAGCTTTCGCCGGTGCGTCAGGCCGCAGAGGCAGCACACCTCCCGGTCATGTCGCCTTCGAAGCTTCGTGATGAAGCTGAAGAACTCAAAATATTCAGCGACTTCAAAGCGGATGCCGCCATTGTCGTCGCTTACGGGATCATCCTTCCCCTCGCCTTTCTTACCGCGCCGCGCCTTGGCTGCATAAATGTGCATGCCAGTCTCCTGCCGCGTTGGCGCGGTGCAGCGCCGATTCAGGCCGCTATCATGGCGGGCGATGCGCAAACGGGTATTTCCATCATGCAAATGGATGCGGGGCTGGATACAGGCCCCGTCCTGTCAACGGCGCGCATCCCCATCGCTCTGGATGAAACCGGGGCGACTTTGCATGATAAATTGTCGGCTCTCGGCGCAGAACGCCTTATTGAGACTTTAAACGCGCCATTGCAGGCCACACCGCAATCTGATCAAGGCGCGACATATGCGGCCCGTTTGACGCGGGAGACAGGCCGGATTGACTGGTCCCTCCCAGCCGAGACGCTGGAACGCCGGATCCGCGCCCTCACGCCCTGGCCGTCCTCCTCTACGACCTATAATGGTACGACCCTCAAAATCGGCGGGGCTGAGGTCATGAAAGGCGTTTCATCTGCACAGCCCGGCATGACTCTGGATGATGCACTCACCGTTCAATGCGGCCAGGATGCCTTGCGGCTGACCCATATTCAAAGGCCCGGTAAAGCCATGCTCGCGCAAGATGTGTTTTTGAGAGGCTGGGCCGTGCC
- a CDS encoding DUF1150 family protein: MARTSSASDAPYPAGATSDLRTISNLELLKLGMKQVAYVREVVFEGEAAFAIHAADGTPMALAEDHDSAVEAIIDNELTPTWLH; this comes from the coding sequence ATGGCCAGAACATCCTCCGCTTCGGACGCGCCTTATCCCGCCGGAGCGACATCGGACCTTCGGACTATCTCCAATCTGGAACTGCTTAAACTTGGCATGAAACAGGTTGCCTATGTCAGGGAAGTCGTCTTTGAAGGTGAGGCCGCTTTTGCGATTCATGCGGCTGATGGTACGCCCATGGCCCTGGCCGAGGACCATGATAGCGCCGTTGAAGCGATTATCGATAATGAGTTGACGCCAACCTGGCTTCACTGA
- the def gene encoding peptide deformylase codes for MEALSFLNDLDSVTPTPILVAPHPVLSRKAARVQASDLSQVRVTLPGMFAAMYRAPGIGLAAPQVGIGLRFMIIDITENDARCPRIFINPEITSFSDEKAVTEEGCLSVPNQYAEVIRPERVTIKYQNLDGQDEELETDGLLAICIQHEIDHLDGILFVDHLSKLKRNMLMRKLAKEQRGK; via the coding sequence ATGGAAGCTCTCTCATTCTTGAACGATCTCGACTCAGTCACGCCGACACCGATCCTGGTTGCACCGCACCCTGTCCTCTCGCGCAAGGCTGCGCGCGTCCAGGCTTCGGATCTGTCGCAAGTTCGTGTGACCCTGCCCGGTATGTTCGCGGCCATGTATCGTGCACCGGGGATTGGCCTCGCCGCGCCGCAAGTGGGGATCGGGCTGCGCTTCATGATTATCGACATTACCGAGAATGACGCAAGGTGCCCTCGCATCTTCATTAACCCGGAGATCACCTCCTTTTCAGATGAGAAAGCTGTGACGGAGGAAGGCTGCCTCTCCGTCCCCAACCAATATGCGGAGGTTATCCGGCCGGAGCGCGTCACGATAAAATATCAGAATCTCGATGGTCAGGATGAAGAGCTGGAAACAGATGGTCTCCTCGCGATCTGCATCCAGCATGAGATCGACCATCTCGATGGCATTCTTTTCGTGGATCATCTTTCAAAGTTGAAGCGCAATATGCTGATGAGAAAACTGGCGAAAGAACAGCGCGGGAAGTAG
- a CDS encoding KpsF/GutQ family sugar-phosphate isomerase — translation MSVLQSAIDAIDAESVGLARLREALTCDTMFQNAFTEATQLILSMRGRLVVSGIGKSGHVGRKIQATLTSTGTPSLFLHPAEAAHGDLGMVRQDDVLLLISYSGETGELVAVIEHAIRNNLSVIAMTGHAQSTLARASRVLLLLPMAAEACPMGLAPTTSTLMQLALGDALAVSLLQKRQFSAHDFGAFHPGGKLGTALRPISQLMHSGAAMPLGRPDMTLTDVIVEMTRKTFGCIGIIDDRRRLIGLISDGDLRPALSGDLKTRTACDIMNVSPLTTEPSRLAQEVLQLMTERARPVSSVFILDESGCPQGIVHLHDLLRVTVP, via the coding sequence ATGAGTGTTCTCCAATCTGCGATTGACGCAATCGATGCAGAAAGTGTCGGACTTGCGCGTCTGCGGGAGGCCCTCACCTGCGACACGATGTTTCAGAATGCCTTCACTGAGGCGACTCAACTCATCCTGTCGATGCGGGGCCGTCTGGTTGTTTCCGGCATCGGGAAATCAGGGCATGTCGGCCGTAAGATACAGGCCACACTGACCTCAACAGGCACGCCCTCGCTCTTTCTGCATCCGGCGGAAGCCGCCCATGGTGATCTCGGCATGGTGCGTCAGGACGATGTCCTCCTTCTGATCTCCTATTCCGGTGAAACGGGGGAGCTTGTCGCCGTCATTGAACACGCCATCCGGAATAACCTGTCTGTCATCGCGATGACGGGCCATGCGCAAAGCACGCTGGCGCGCGCCAGCCGCGTGCTTCTGCTCCTCCCCATGGCGGCGGAGGCCTGCCCGATGGGCCTGGCCCCTACCACAAGTACACTTATGCAATTGGCTTTGGGCGATGCGCTGGCGGTCTCCTTGTTGCAGAAGCGGCAATTCTCCGCCCATGATTTCGGCGCGTTTCACCCTGGCGGCAAATTGGGCACGGCGCTGCGGCCCATCTCACAATTAATGCATTCGGGCGCAGCCATGCCTCTTGGCCGGCCGGATATGACCCTCACAGACGTCATTGTTGAGATGACGCGCAAAACTTTCGGATGTATCGGTATTATTGATGACCGGCGACGCCTGATCGGTCTGATCAGCGATGGCGATTTACGGCCCGCTTTATCTGGCGACCTTAAGACGCGCACCGCGTGTGACATTATGAATGTCTCGCCCCTAACGACGGAACCCTCACGACTGGCGCAGGAGGTGCTTCAACTGATGACGGAGCGTGCGCGCCCTGTCTCCAGCGTTTTTATTCTAGATGAGTCAGGGTGCCCTCAAGGTATTGTACATCTCCATGACCTCCTCCGCGTCACGGTTCCATGA
- the lptC gene encoding LPS export ABC transporter periplasmic protein LptC, which produces MSDTPRTPPPRRDDFQRDSKAQAAHRRALLDHQNERPRNLPTKASLHTRRKRLDIAKWVLPCVAILMLGSIAVWPEVARWVNVNQAVLKEMEEMRVQNGTLEDAVYRGLDNRNRPYMITAKFANQRDLNRIDLVDPVAELHLTSGGWAQIRADSGVYMQHEQTLNLRGHVVLYRDDGTLMNSPTADLDLHAGIIASSDWAHAEGPFGKLDAQGYFLDQHAGLLEFTGPERIVRNNDQNDTLPTRRKDETSSP; this is translated from the coding sequence ATGAGCGACACGCCACGCACGCCGCCACCGCGACGGGATGACTTCCAACGCGACAGCAAGGCGCAGGCGGCCCATCGCCGCGCCTTGCTGGACCATCAGAATGAGCGGCCGCGCAACCTACCCACCAAGGCCTCCCTGCATACAAGGCGCAAACGGCTTGATATAGCAAAATGGGTGCTGCCCTGTGTGGCCATTCTGATGCTGGGCTCCATCGCTGTCTGGCCCGAAGTGGCGCGGTGGGTCAATGTCAATCAGGCCGTCCTGAAAGAGATGGAAGAAATGCGCGTGCAGAATGGCACGCTGGAGGACGCGGTTTATCGCGGGCTCGATAACAGAAATCGGCCTTACATGATCACCGCGAAATTCGCCAACCAGCGGGATCTGAATCGCATCGACCTTGTGGACCCGGTAGCTGAGCTGCATCTGACGAGCGGCGGTTGGGCGCAGATCCGTGCCGATAGCGGCGTTTACATGCAGCATGAGCAGACTTTGAACCTGCGCGGTCACGTCGTACTCTATCGTGATGATGGGACGTTGATGAACAGCCCGACCGCAGATCTTGACCTCCATGCCGGGATCATCGCATCTTCAGACTGGGCACATGCGGAGGGCCCGTTTGGCAAGCTTGACGCGCAGGGCTATTTTCTGGACCAGCACGCCGGATTGCTTGAATTTACCGGGCCGGAGCGCATCGTTCGCAATAATGACCAGAACGACACGCTCCCGACACGTCGAAAAGATGAAACTTCCAGTCCATGA
- a CDS encoding Hsp20 family protein gives MSGRLFTSPTFLGFDYLEQMLERAAKTVSDGYPPYNIEQLDQKTLRVTLAIAGFAMTDLQITQEDNQLVIRGRQNDDSQGRAFIHRGIAARQFQKSFVLADNIEVGDAWLDNGLLHIDLYRPQPEVRVKQIEISDGKRSARGMPNTEIELPRPRRPRGTPAPGDN, from the coding sequence TTGTCAGGACGCTTATTCACTTCCCCGACATTTCTCGGGTTCGATTATCTGGAGCAAATGCTGGAGCGTGCTGCCAAAACTGTCTCGGATGGCTACCCGCCTTACAATATTGAGCAGCTTGACCAGAAAACGCTGCGCGTGACACTGGCCATCGCCGGGTTTGCCATGACGGATCTCCAGATCACGCAGGAAGATAACCAACTTGTGATCAGGGGCCGTCAGAATGACGACTCGCAGGGCCGCGCCTTTATCCATCGCGGTATTGCGGCACGGCAATTTCAAAAATCTTTTGTGCTTGCCGACAATATAGAAGTCGGGGATGCATGGCTGGATAACGGGTTGCTTCACATCGATTTGTATCGCCCTCAGCCTGAAGTTCGCGTTAAGCAGATAGAAATTTCGGACGGCAAACGCAGCGCGCGTGGTATGCCCAATACGGAGATCGAGCTGCCTCGACCCAGGCGCCCGCGCGGAACTCCCGCCCCTGGCGACAATTAA